Below is a genomic region from Deltaproteobacteria bacterium.
CGTTGATCTTCTTTTCCTTGAGCGCCTTCAGGTTGAGCGCACCCTCACGCTCGGGTGGCTCTTCGACCGGTTCGGTGGGCAAGCCTTGCACCGGTGCGGGCTCGTGCCGCTGCTGCCCACCGTCGTCCCCGTGATGATTGTTGTGGTGCGAGTGATGACGGCGGCGGCGCTCCGGGCGTCCCCCTGAGCCTTGCGGTCTCTCTCTCCCGACAACGTCGTCGGCCATACTTAGGTCCTCTCTTCTTTCAACGATCTCAATTTCGGAGATGCGCGGTGTGATGATCGGGCGGTTCCGAGGCGGGTGTCGTGCTCGGAGGCCCTCGGTCGTGACGCGCGTTGCTGTTGTGGGGAAACGCTACTGGATGGTCTGGGTGAAGTCAAGCTGGCAAGCGCCAATCTGGCTAGTCCCATCCGGTCGAGCAGGCCGAGCAGATCGTCGGGCAACCCTGCCGAGACGCCGATCGACTTACCGGTGTGCGGATGCACAAACTCGATTCGCGCTGCGTGCAGGGCCTGCCGCGACATCGCCAAGGCGGCTGCACGCGCACCGCCACCACCGTAGAGGGCGTCGCCGACAACCGGATGTCCCAGGGCGGCGAGATGGACGCGAATCTGATGCGTGCGACCGGTTTGCGGCCACACGCGCACCACGCTCATGCCGTTCGTGTCCGCTACCACTTCGTAGCGCGTAATCGCGGCACGCCCGCCGGCGCGCACACTCATGCGTTTGCGCTGCACCGGATGACGGCCGATCGGCCGCCGGATCTCACCTTGACGCTCGCGCAACGTGCCCCACACCAGGGCGAGATACTCCTTGCTGACCTCGCGGGCGCGAAACTGCGCGCCCAACGCGGCCAAGGTCGCGGCGTCTTTCGCGATCACCAACACGCCCGAGGTATCCTTGTCGAGCCGGTGAACGATTCCCGGCCGCAGCGGGTCGAGATCGGCGGGCCGGCTCTGCCAGCGGTGCAGTAGCGCACTCACCAGAGTGCCCTGCCAATGGCCCGGCGCCGGATGCACGACCAAACCCGGCGGCTTATTGATGATGAGCAGCCAGTCGTCTTCGTGCAGCACATCGAGCGGGATGGCTTCCGGCATCACGTCAGCACACGAGGGGTGGCGACGCGCGGGGCGAACTTCAACGCATTGGCCACAGCGCAGCACAGAACTGGGTTTCGCCGGCACCCCATCGATCCACACACCACCGTCGGCGATGAGTCGGTGCACTTGCGAACGGGTCCCCCAAGTCCCAACGCCGGCCAAGAAGCGATCGAGCCGTTGCCGCGCATCGGCGCGTTCGATCGTAACGGTGAACACGTCCATCATTCAGACTAGCTCTTGCGCCAGCACCGCGCGCGCCGCCGCCACGTCTTGGTGGATCTGCGTGACCAACGCCTCGGCGTCGGCGAACTTCACCTCACCGCGGATGCGCTTGAGAAACGCCACTTCCACCCGCTGCCGATAGAGATCGGCAGCGAAATCGAAAACGTGAGTCTCGATGCTGCGTTCACGATCGCCGAAGGTCGGGTTGAACCCGATGTTGGCGATCGCCGCGCGCCACTGATCGCGGTACCGCAGGCGTACCGCATATACCCCGTCCGGCGGTAACATCGCCGCCTTCACGCGCAGGTTGGCGGTGGGAAAACCCATCGTGCGACCGCGATGGTGGCCATGAATCACGCGCCCGGCGATGGTGTGCGGCCGGCCGAGCAGGAGGCGCGCGTGCTCAATCTCCCCCGCGCGCAACGCTCGCCGCACGGCGCTGCTGCTGGCAACGTGGTCGCCGACACGAACCGGCTCGACCACTTCGACCTCCACGCCAAGTTCGGCGCCCAGTCGACCTAGCACCGCCGCGTTGCCGCCTCGGTTGTGGCCAAAGCTGACGCTGTGACCAACCACCAGACGCCGCACCCCGAGCCGCTCGACGATCAAGCGCCGAACGAAGTCTTCCGCCGTGATGCGAGCGAAGCGCAGGCTGAAGCGTTGCGCGATGATCACATCGACACCGCATGCGGCCATCAATTCGAGTCGCTGGCGCAAACCCATGATCACCGCAGCCCCGCGGGCCGGCGCGAGCACCTGCGCCGGGTGCGGCCAGAAGGTGATGGCGATGGCTTCCCCATCCTGCGCACGCGCCGCGGCGACCGTGCGGGCGAGGATCGCTTGATGGCCGCAGTGGACTCCGTCAAAGTTACCGAGCGTCAACACCGGCGTCGCAAACCGACGCTCGATGTGCTCGAGATGCCGCAACACGAGCATAGGCAAGGTATACAGGCGAATGGCCGCGGCGACAGCGCGCCACCGTCAGTCGCCGAGACTGCGTAGTTTCTGTCGTCCCTGCTCCGCCTCTTCCGACTTCGGATGATCGCTGATCAATTTCTGCAGCACGAGGCGGGCATCGAGCTTGTCGCCAGAGTCTTCAAACGCCGCAGCCAGCGTCCACAACGCGCTCGGCACCTTGTCGCCCTTGGGATACTTGGAGAGCACGTCGTTCAATTCGACGATGGCCTTGTTGTAGTTCTTCTGCCGGTAGTAGCACTCGCCGACCCAATACTGCGCGTTGTCGGCCAGATCGGACTTGGGATTTTTGCGGATGAAGGCGCGGAACTTCGGCTCGGCTTGATCACATTGACCGGCCTTCACCGCGCGAATGCCGTCGCGATACTCTTCATCAACCTTGGTGCCTTGCAGCGCGGCGTCTTCGCGTGCGAGCGCCGCTTCAGAAACCGTCAGCGGCTTGGTCGGCTCGGGAGTTGGCGGCGGGGACGCGACAACGGGCGGCGCTTCACCCGTCGTTGGGGTACCCGGCATCACACCGGCCGGCGGCGATCCCCCCGGCGGCACGCCGACCGGCGGAATAGTCTGCCCCTGCGCGGCGAGTCGCGCCTCAAGCTCAGCCAGACGCTTCTCCAAGTCTTCCGTTGAGCGCGAACCACCGCGCGCGCCATGACCGCCAGCGCGATTGGCTTCGTCGATCTGACTACGGATCTGTTCCACCTTTCGCCGCAAGCTATCGACTGCGACCTGGGTGTCCGCCAACAGCGCGCGGACCTCGCGCTGATCCTTTTGCACCTTCACCAGATCGGCGCGCGTAGCGCAGCCGCTCGCAACCGCGGCGAGGACACAGAGAAGGAATGGATAACGGAACGGACGCACTCTATTCGGCCAAGACGACGAAATGGGCGCGCCGATTGCGCTGCCAACAGCCCTCGTCGTGCTCGCGGCAGAGCGGGAGCTCTTCTCCGTAGCTGATCGTGGTGAGTCGATCGGCCGCCACCCCGAGCGTGACCAGGTAGTCCTTCGCCGCGCGGGCGCGCTTGGCGCCGAGCGCGAGGTTGTATTCAACCGTGCCCCGTTCATCGCAGTGACCTTCGATCTCGGCCTTCTTCTTCGGATTGTCTTTCAGCCAATCGCTGTTCGCGCGCAACGTCGTCCGTGCCGTCTCGTCGAGTTCAGATGAGTCGAAGGCGAACGGTACATCCGCCAAGGGTCCGCCTTCGGTCGGATTCAACCCGGCCTTGTTCCGTTCCAAGCTTCCGGCGCCGGCGAGCTCTGAATCGCTGAGCTTGGCGACATCATCACCTTCTCCGACACCCTTCTTTTTAGTGGGACAGCCCGTGCCAACGAAAGACAGCAGCAGCCCGAGAGTCACGAACGGAATTAGTCGCCGACCCATCACACAACCTCCCTTCGCCCGGTCAAATACCCTCACAACAACCAGTGGCGAGTGGTCATTCCAACCAGCGCGACCAAGCCGGGCTCGTATCATCTCCCGCTCCACGGGTCAACGGAACTTGGCTCGCGCCGCTACGATCCATCACATAGAGCAGCGCCGCGCCGCTGCGCGTCGAGGTGAACACCAAGTACCGCCCGTCGGGCCCCCAACTCGGATCCTCGTTGTTGCCTTCGCCGTTGGTGAGCTGTTTCACGTCACTGCCGTCGGGCTTGATGGTGAAGATGTTGAACCGCCCGTTGCGGCTGACGTACGCGATGCGATCGCCCTTGGGCGACCACGCCGGCGAAGTATTGTAGCTGCCGTTGTATGTGACTCGCTTTACGTTACTACCGTCGGCGTTCACGGTGTAAATTTGCGGGTTGCCGGTGCGGCTCGAGCAGAAGGCCAGCTGCGTGCCGTCGGGCGACCACGATGGCGACACGTCGATCGCCCAGTGATCGGTGACCCGCCGGATCAGCCGTCCGTCTTTATCGAGGATGAAGATGTCGGAGTTGCCGTTGTCCTCCAACGCGACGGCGATGCGCGTACCGTCGGGCGACCACTTGCCGCCGAGGTTGAGTCCTCTCTCGGCCGACAGGCGCACTTCGCGACCAGCCGACAGGTCGAGCG
It encodes:
- the ybgF gene encoding tol-pal system protein YbgF gives rise to the protein MRPFRYPFLLCVLAAVASGCATRADLVKVQKDQREVRALLADTQVAVDSLRRKVEQIRSQIDEANRAGGHGARGGSRSTEDLEKRLAELEARLAAQGQTIPPVGVPPGGSPPAGVMPGTPTTGEAPPVVASPPPTPEPTKPLTVSEAALAREDAALQGTKVDEEYRDGIRAVKAGQCDQAEPKFRAFIRKNPKSDLADNAQYWVGECYYRQKNYNKAIVELNDVLSKYPKGDKVPSALWTLAAAFEDSGDKLDARLVLQKLISDHPKSEEAEQGRQKLRSLGD
- a CDS encoding RluA family pseudouridine synthase, whose amino-acid sequence is MMDVFTVTIERADARQRLDRFLAGVGTWGTRSQVHRLIADGGVWIDGVPAKPSSVLRCGQCVEVRPARRHPSCADVMPEAIPLDVLHEDDWLLIINKPPGLVVHPAPGHWQGTLVSALLHRWQSRPADLDPLRPGIVHRLDKDTSGVLVIAKDAATLAALGAQFRAREVSKEYLALVWGTLRERQGEIRRPIGRHPVQRKRMSVRAGGRAAITRYEVVADTNGMSVVRVWPQTGRTHQIRVHLAALGHPVVGDALYGGGGARAAALAMSRQALHAARIEFVHPHTGKSIGVSAGLPDDLLGLLDRMGLARLALASLTSPRPSSSVSPQQQRASRPRASEHDTRLGTARSSHRASPKLRSLKEERT
- the pal gene encoding peptidoglycan-associated lipoprotein Pal, with the translated sequence MGRRLIPFVTLGLLLSFVGTGCPTKKKGVGEGDDVAKLSDSELAGAGSLERNKAGLNPTEGGPLADVPFAFDSSELDETARTTLRANSDWLKDNPKKKAEIEGHCDERGTVEYNLALGAKRARAAKDYLVTLGVAADRLTTISYGEELPLCREHDEGCWQRNRRAHFVVLAE
- a CDS encoding bifunctional riboflavin kinase/FAD synthetase — encoded protein: MLVLRHLEHIERRFATPVLTLGNFDGVHCGHQAILARTVAAARAQDGEAIAITFWPHPAQVLAPARGAAVIMGLRQRLELMAACGVDVIIAQRFSLRFARITAEDFVRRLIVERLGVRRLVVGHSVSFGHNRGGNAAVLGRLGAELGVEVEVVEPVRVGDHVASSSAVRRALRAGEIEHARLLLGRPHTIAGRVIHGHHRGRTMGFPTANLRVKAAMLPPDGVYAVRLRYRDQWRAAIANIGFNPTFGDRERSIETHVFDFAADLYRQRVEVAFLKRIRGEVKFADAEALVTQIHQDVAAARAVLAQELV